Proteins from a single region of Theileria parva strain Muguga chromosome 1, complete sequence, whole genome shotgun sequence:
- a CDS encoding putative integral membrane protein: protein MLVFYNANFSKIRVLNLIFIISLFVNYCNSFLYSKNGKISHLPLTHQFKSRNNLPKFKCSPDSTNYVDKRPYAYSENVIGLLSTPEKRIEIIRSLYDSISKGKSRFSSLLYVTNSHEDLVNVHNVISNDLNNDSGIFNGINIIFNESVKLYKNFTITLSDYSALSECLTNFGGIDLRKKALTLNCDLVRGRRINSFKSILKKVLESYFTNLDPFTNIFSDKNLRIHLDDDFLVPANEFIDSNFKTVEQFVDLFNLRNTGENLLEHTDKPRGKSEIQMNDEKLVIFNNFGVNYDMKNSKVNCSLYDDLILRLGPNCTFIGLSSSIYNVNNVANWLNALSKPTKVITLSKVPTFNLLTKYGHLNPFDTSTKNIANNAIIDPVNTNTNTDDSVDTNNSVGASQTGDGVENVVDPKKMYDMFKKKNNKTKLTSLNPSLDELVIRSIIEALETRGITTYNQLVTVVPSARRFFRQYLRILRRSPAYLDSKNRLYNLLKLIVNVRENKYFSKFIKNFHLYPLVNVLHDPSPPILFEYIKQRGLYPTVVYCFNDMERISRLFYGYLNSLAGEDIGGNPQNEVNSDGSSFEPFNDIILSSEKIEGAKHYIFLDKLEMQEWKLFTPSNEFLYTLTAGSDLVTFTVHFHTLFHTIKSLISPIYFNYSHFNNANNRSSSLTTPNTTRPVVTHKATETSNTHNTTHPVVTHNATDTGKISNVAYNGEFGSYLKECKEKYERMFPDYFALKELIDSSENRLKAMNVDTFKLMQINSRLTKSREFFETMSNSLLSKLSFRGYSVYILIKSLRNKISIIQGADNQQYSTVPKSSYLVNNFARNELMGFYPNGRGNVLLKNVKTGNYIITTFLFLKDVMSIREQTSEDSVNVYDILKDLANVKTRKIKVDNDLRKYINAENMVISVVSKDYVRIRKLSLLLPAFLKNLIDEHITSYNESFNSLMDLINNNRNTVNGVTSVNSTLSSDEMENNVNNDDEMENIINNDDEMENNVINDGVMKLVDEYLNLRKRYKRRNLEDVIKNYQFKNAFYGRS from the coding sequence ATGTTAGTTTTTTATAACGccaatttttcaaaaatacGAGTTCTAAACTtgatatttataatatctttgtttgtaaattattgtaacTCATTTTTGTACAGTAAGAATGGAAAGATATCACACCTACCCCTTACACATCAGTTTAAAAGTAGAAATAATCTACCGAAATTTAAATGTAGTCCAGATTCCACAAATTACGTAGATAAAAGACCATACGCTTATTCAGAAAATGTTATTGGACTATTGTCTACCCCTGAAAAGAGAATTGAGATAATAAGGTCGCTTTATGATTCAATTTCTAAGGGAAAGTCGAGattttcaagtttattATACGTAACAAATTCACATGAAGATTTGGTAAATGTTCATAACGTAATTTCCAACGATTTGAACAATGATTCAGGCATTTTCAATGgaattaacataattttcaaTGAGTCtgtaaaattgtataaaaacTTCACAATTACACTTTCAGACTATTCGGCATTGTCTGAGTgtttaactaattttgGAGGTATAGATTTGCGAAAGAAAGCTCTGACTCTGAACTGTGATTTGGTAAGAGGACGTCGTATAAATTCttttaaaagtattttaaagaaGGTTTTAGAATCTTACTTTACTAATCTGGATCCCTTTACAAATATCTTCTCCGATAAGAATCTCAGGATCCATTTAGACGACGATTTCCTAGTTCCCGCAAATGAATTCATTGATTCTAATTTCAAAACTGTAGAACAATTCGTCGACCTTTTCAATCTTCGAAATACTGGTGAAAATTTATTGGAGCATACAGATAAACCAAGGGGAAAGTCGGAAATTCAGATGAATGATGAGAAATTAGtgatatttaataattttggtgtaaattatgataTGAAAAATTCTAAAGTAAATTGTTCATTGTACGatgatttaatattaagaCTGGGACCAAATTGCACATTTATTGGCCTATCAAGCtctatatataatgtaaataacgTTGCTAACTGGTTAAACGCTCTATCAAAACCAACTAAGGTCATCACATTATCAAAGGTACCAACCTTCAATCTACTAACAAAATACGGACATCTTAATCCTTTCGATACCAGCACCAAGAATATCGCCAATAATGCTATTATTGACCCTGTTAACACTAATACTAACACTGATGATTCAGTTGATACTAATAATTCAGTTGGTGCTAGTCAAACAGGTGATGGAGTTGAGAATGTGGTCGATCCGAAAAAAATGTATGATATGTTTAAGAAGAAGAATAATAAGACAAAATTAACTAGTTTGAACCCATCCCTGGATGAATTAGTGATTCGTTCAATAATTGAAGCCTTGGAAACTAGAGGAATTACGACATACAACCAATTAGTAACCGTTGTTCCCTCAGCGCGTAGGTTTTTTAGGCAATATTTGAGGATTCTACGACGATCTCCGGCTTACTTAGATTCTAAAAACCGACTTTACAACCTTTTGAAACTAATTGTAAATGTTAGGGAGAATAAGTATTTCtccaaatttattaaaaatttccaTTTGTACCCTTTGGTTAATGTTTTACATGACCCTTCACCACCCATATTATTTGAGTATATTAAGCAAAGGGGGCTATATCCAACTGTAGTATACTGTTTTAATGATATGGAAAGGATTTCAAGACTGTTTTACGGCTATCTTAATAGTCTGGCCGGTGAAGATATTGGAGGAAATCCCCAAAATGAAGTTAACTCTGATGGGAGTAGCTTTGAACCTTTTAACGacattattttaagtaGTGAGAAAATCGAAGGAGCAAAACATTATATATTTCTTGATAAACTGGAGATGCAGGAATGGAAACTATTTACACCATCAAATGAGTTTTTATATACACTAACTGCTGGATCTGATCTGGTAACATTTACCGTTCATTTTCACACTCTTTTCCATACCATTAAATCACTTATCTCACCCATCTATTTCAATTATTCACATTTCAACAATGCTAACAACCGTTCTTCATCTCTTACCACCCCTAATACCACTCGCCCTGTTGTTACTCATAAAGCAACTGAAACCTCTAATACTCATAATACCACTCACCCTGTTGTTACTCACAACGCCACGGATACtggtaaaattagtaatGTGGCGTATAATGGAGAATTTGGAAGCTATTTAAAAGAGTGTAAAGAGAAGTATGAGAGGATGTTTCCAGATTATTTCGCACTGAAAGAGTTAATTGATAGTTCAGAAAATAGGTTAAAAGCAATGAACGTCGACACATTCAAACTGATGCAAATCAACTCAAGGTTAACGAAAAGCAGAGAGTTTTTTGAAACTATGTCAAACTCTTTGctatcaaaattatcatttagAGGATATTCAGTGTACATATTGATTAAGTCCCTTCgaaataaaatttctaTAATTCAAGGAGCTGATAATCAACAATATTCAACCGTCCCAAAAAGTTCgtatttagtaaataactttGCAAGGAATGAATTAATGGGTTTTTACCCAAACGGACGGGGTAATGTATTACTAAAAAATGTCAAAACTGGAAACTATATCATAACTACtttcttatttttaaaggACGTCATGTCCATTAGGGAGCAAACCTCAGAAGATTCAGTCAACGTATATGACATATTAAAGGACTTGGCAAATGTAAAAACTAGGAAAATAAAAGTTGACAATGATTTGAGGAAATATATTAATGCAGAAAATATGGTAATAAGTGTAGTTAGTAAAGATTACGTAAGAATACGAAAATTGTCGCTACTTCTGCCAGCATTCTTGAAAAATCTTATTGATGAACATATAACCAGTTATAATGAAAGTTTTAACTCACTAATGGACTTAATTAACAACAATCGGAACACTGTTAATGGTGTTACGAGCGTTAATAGTACTCTTAGCAGTGATGAGAtggaaaataatgttaataatgatGATGAGAtggaaaatattattaataatgatgaTGAGATGGAAAATAATGTGATAAATGACGGCGTAATGAAGTTGGTAGATGAATATCTAAATTTGAGGAAAAGGTATAAAAGAAGAAATTTAGAAGATGTAATTAAGaattatcaatttaaaaatgCCTTCTACGGGAGATCATAA
- a CDS encoding Microsomal signal peptidase 12 kDa subunit (SPC12) family protein: MIAGLLEHLEDYLENSVVDFHGQFYSTLGMWIITAVFGLVGFAYGYITQSFLSTLKFIAAGTAVSILVCAVPWPFYSLNKINYKHKKN; this comes from the exons ATGATAGCGGGATTGCTGGAACATTTGGAAGattatttagaaaattCAGTAGTG GATTTCCATGGGCAGTTCTACTCAACTTTGGGAATGTGGATAATAACAGCGGTTTTCGGCTTAGTCGGATTCGCTTACGGTTACATTACACAATCCTTCCTATCCACCCTTAAGTTCATTGCAGCTGGCACCGCCGTTAGCATTCTG GTATGTGCTGTGCCATGGCCattttatagtttaaataaaattaattataaacataaaaaaaattag